Proteins found in one Streptomyces sp. CB09001 genomic segment:
- a CDS encoding ABC transporter permease translates to MSAVTTGPHGSAYGLAYDGAAMLGRQLRRARNNPGLLILTQTMPITMLLFFGYVFGSALAMPGEEYRAFLVPGLLVATAANGIMTGMFQAAQDTHRGVTDRLRTLPVSRAAVPLGQSVADVLVTAAGTVPLLLVGLAVGWRVQGGALGAVGALGLLLLFRFATTWIGIFLGLLTRNEEAAGQLGGATFILPLLSNAYIPTDGLPGWLRTVAEWNPISAVATALRDLFGNAPVPDGAAWPVTHPVAGSLAWCAVLLAVFVPPAVRRYAHGDR, encoded by the coding sequence ATGAGCGCGGTGACGACGGGTCCGCACGGCTCGGCGTACGGTCTGGCGTACGACGGGGCGGCCATGCTGGGCCGCCAGTTGCGGCGGGCCCGGAACAACCCGGGGCTGCTGATCCTCACCCAGACCATGCCGATCACGATGCTGCTGTTCTTCGGCTACGTCTTCGGCAGCGCGCTGGCGATGCCGGGCGAGGAGTACCGGGCCTTCCTGGTGCCGGGGTTGCTGGTCGCCACCGCCGCGAACGGCATCATGACGGGCATGTTCCAGGCGGCCCAGGACACCCACCGAGGGGTGACGGACCGCCTGCGGACGCTGCCGGTGAGCCGGGCCGCCGTGCCCCTCGGGCAGTCGGTCGCCGATGTGCTCGTCACGGCCGCCGGGACGGTGCCGCTGCTGCTCGTCGGGCTCGCGGTGGGCTGGCGGGTGCAGGGCGGGGCGCTCGGCGCGGTGGGCGCGCTCGGGCTGTTGCTGCTGTTCCGGTTCGCGACGACGTGGATCGGGATCTTCCTGGGGCTGCTCACCCGCAACGAGGAGGCCGCCGGTCAACTCGGCGGCGCGACCTTCATCCTTCCGCTGCTGTCCAACGCGTACATCCCGACCGACGGACTGCCGGGCTGGCTGCGCACGGTGGCGGAGTGGAACCCGATCAGCGCGGTCGCCACGGCGCTGCGGGACCTCTTCGGCAACGCGCCCGTGCCGGACGGGGCCGCCTGGCCGGTGACGCATCCCGTCGCCGGGTCGCTGGCGTGGTGCGCGGTACTGCTGGCGGTGTTCGTCCCGCCGGCGGTACGCCGGTACGCGCACGGGGACCGCTGA
- a CDS encoding anti-sigma factor has translation MSLFGHSLAAPYALDALEGAERVRFERHLEGCARCAAEVRALSEDAARLARSTATPAPPALRERVLTAVRTIAQEPAPARGPVQRRPVGRRPVGRRPVGRRPVGHVRPRPLLVPFATVTAAAALVVASLFAVRADRTRDELDTARDRAREIAHVLAAPDARAARGADARGRGVAVVASASRGRAVVTLSGYGEPPGDRVRQLWLMRPGAEPRSLGLFDGDTPLIASGLSRSATSLAVTVEPDGGSDLPTSEPDVQLALESVGFGE, from the coding sequence ATGAGCCTCTTCGGCCACTCGCTCGCCGCCCCCTACGCCCTGGACGCCCTGGAGGGCGCCGAACGGGTCCGCTTCGAACGGCACCTGGAGGGCTGCGCCCGCTGCGCCGCCGAGGTGCGGGCGCTGTCCGAGGACGCCGCCCGGCTGGCCCGTTCCACGGCCACCCCCGCGCCGCCCGCCCTGCGCGAGCGGGTCCTGACCGCCGTACGCACCATCGCGCAGGAGCCCGCGCCCGCGCGCGGACCGGTCCAGCGGCGGCCGGTCGGGCGGCGGCCGGTCGGGCGGCGGCCGGTCGGGCGGCGGCCGGTCGGGCACGTCCGGCCGCGCCCCCTGCTCGTGCCGTTCGCCACGGTGACGGCCGCCGCGGCGCTCGTGGTCGCCTCGCTCTTCGCGGTGCGGGCCGACCGGACCCGGGACGAGCTGGACACCGCACGGGACCGGGCACGTGAGATCGCCCACGTTCTGGCCGCCCCGGACGCCCGGGCGGCGCGCGGTGCGGACGCACGCGGCCGCGGTGTCGCGGTGGTCGCCTCCGCGTCCAGGGGGCGCGCGGTGGTGACCCTCAGCGGGTACGGCGAGCCGCCGGGCGACCGCGTGCGCCAACTGTGGCTGATGCGCCCCGGCGCCGAGCCACGCTCCCTCGGGCTCTTCGACGGCGACACGCCCCTGATCGCCTCCGGCCTGAGCCGCTCCGCTACGTCACTCGCGGTGACGGTGGAACCCGACGGGGGCTCGGACCTGCCGACGAGTGAGCCGGACGTCCAACTCGCCCTGGAATCTGTCGGATTCGGAGAGTAA
- a CDS encoding sigma-70 family RNA polymerase sigma factor: MAADELLVLVADGDQKAFEELYGLVSGPVFGLVRRVVRDPAQSEEVAQEVLLELWRSAARFDPRRGSALSWILTVAHRRAVDRVRSARAAGERDRREARRSHHPAFDQVAEEVEAGLEREWVRRCLDRLTALQRQSVTLAYYDGYTYREVAERLSLPLGTVKTRMRDGLGRLRECLGGVA; this comes from the coding sequence GTGGCGGCGGACGAGCTGCTGGTGCTGGTGGCGGACGGCGACCAGAAGGCCTTCGAGGAGCTGTACGGGCTGGTGTCGGGGCCGGTGTTCGGACTCGTGCGGCGCGTGGTGCGCGACCCCGCCCAGTCGGAGGAGGTGGCGCAGGAGGTACTGCTCGAACTGTGGCGGTCGGCGGCGCGCTTCGACCCCCGCCGGGGAAGCGCCCTGTCGTGGATCCTCACCGTCGCCCACCGCCGCGCCGTCGACCGGGTGCGCAGCGCCCGCGCCGCCGGCGAACGCGACCGGCGCGAGGCCCGCCGCTCCCACCACCCCGCCTTCGACCAGGTGGCGGAGGAGGTCGAGGCGGGACTCGAACGCGAGTGGGTGCGGCGCTGCCTGGACCGCCTGACCGCCCTGCAGCGCCAGTCGGTCACCCTCGCCTACTACGACGGCTACACCTACCGGGAGGTGGCCGAGCGCCTCTCCCTCCCGCTGGGCACGGTGAAGACCCGGATGCGCGACGGACTGGGCCGCCTGCGCGAGTGCCTGGGAGGCGTCGCATGA